A part of Caretta caretta isolate rCarCar2 chromosome 1, rCarCar1.hap1, whole genome shotgun sequence genomic DNA contains:
- the B4GALT4 gene encoding beta-1,4-galactosyltransferase 4 isoform X2 — protein MDVEALYTNIPYKDGLQAIKNTIPDNVTANLVAELCDFVLTHNYFTFGDNVYLQISGTAMGTHMAPQYANIFMADLEQRFLSSRPLKPLLYLRYIDDIFIIWTHGKEALEEFYHDFNNFHPTINLSLVQSTQEIHFLDTTVLINNGHINTPPYRKPTDLYSYLHASSFHPDHTTRSIVYSQALRYNRICSNPSDRDKHLQDLCQAFLQLQYPPAEVKKQIDRARRVPRSYLLQDRPNKENNRTPLTVTFSPQLKPLQRIIKDLQPILKDDPTLSQILGDRPVLAYRQPRNLKQILTNNHIPHNRTTNPGTYPCNKARC, from the coding sequence atggatgtagaagccctctacaccaacattccatacaaagatggactacaagccatcaagaacactatccctgataatgtcacggctaacctggtggctgaactttgtgactttgtcctcacccataactattttacatttggggacaatgtataccttcagatcagcggcactgctatgggtacccacatggccccacagtatgccaacatttttatggctgatttagaacaacgcttcctcagctctcgtcccctaaagcccctactctacttgcgctatattgatgacatcttcatcatctggacccatggaaaagaagcccttgaggaattctaccatgatttcaacaacttccatcccaccatcaacctcagcctggtccagtccacacaagagatccacttcctggacactacagtgctaataaacaatggtcacataaacacccccccataccggaaacctactgacctctattcctacctacatgcctccagctttcaccctgaccacaccacacgatccatcgtctacagccaagctctgcgatacaaccgcatttgctccaacccctcagacagagacaaacacctacaagatctctgtcaagctttcttacaactgcaatacccacctgcggaagtgaagaaacagattgatagagccagaagagttcccagaagttacctactacaggacaggcctaacaaagaaaataacagaacgccactaaccgtcaccttcagcccccaactaaaacccctccaacgcattattaaggacctacaacctatcctaaaggatgacccaacactctcacaaatcttgggagacaggccagtccttgcctacagacagccccgcaacctgaagcaaatactcaccaacaaccacataccacacaacagaaccactaacccaggaacttatccttgcaacaaagcccgttgctaa